tcaaaaaataaaataaaatgaatatagATCATGCAATAATATATCTacactaaaatgcaataaaaataaatacagaCTAATATGTCGGTGTCCGTTCATCCAACTAATTTATCTTGTACGTATAACTGAATTGATAGTGTAaggatgttgatgttgatataTACCGATTTAATTTcgaatatgaaattttaaacttCTCTACACTTAATGTGCTTGGTTatatgaccaaaaaaaaaaaaaaaggatttattTAGATATAAGCTATTCAAGAGTCAAGACTCCTGATGATGGTCAAAGGTTACCAACACCATTATATTTATTCCTTCATTGTGACCTATGGCAATAGTGTTATGTCACGGGCATGAAGATATTAAACAACATTTATCACTGAAGGGACTATAGTTTTACACTTCCTATTATAGAATTCATCTATTATGTACATGATTGGTGCATATAATGTAAGCCTCTAACCTCTTATTAAGAAATCATAAGAAGACAACAATAGTGTCACAAAAATCAAGCGAAAACATCATGAATTAAGTTGCTTACCAATGTTGCCATAAACATTAACTTACCTTTGACAGCAACTATATGCAAAACGTATCATCAATAAGGCCAAAATAGAAAGTGACACAATACCATAAAACTCCTTCAGAAGCTTATGCATTAAATCTTGATTCTTGGTTAAGCTTTGAATTTGAAGATTGCTTTAGGGGATGACAACAAAAGCTcctcatatatataaaatccatATCCCTTTATTTACACTCAACTTTTTCTTATCATTGTTTTGTGTTAGTCCTTCACAAAACTTAGCCACATCTTTCTATCATTACCTTATAATAACATTCATAAGGTTATTTTTGTGTCAATCAACATGATGGATATCTCATTTTCCAATGAGTTATGCTACATGAATGGAAGTAGCTGCAATAAAGACAAAGATTTGTTCTTCTATAGTGCACCAACTAGTCCTAGTCGGCTCAAATTAATAGAACACGATGGTTCTCGAACAGGTCCTACAACACCAAGATCACATGAAGATGCAAACTCCAATCTAGATCGGTTTGAATTTGAAACAAGTCGTCGTTTCAATCATAGTGAACCGAGAACTAAGACAAACCGAAAAGATGTGAATGCATTTGAGCAGCATCAAAGGCTTTGTGAGGATTCGTTGCCTACTATGGCATTTGCTGATGAACTCTTTTGTGATGGAAAAGTAATTCCAATGATGCCGCCTCTTAAACTTCCTCCAAGACTAGTTCAAAATGGTGATAGTACTCAAAGCTCAAGAGCGACGTCTCCTAAGTCTCCAGGATCGATGCTTAGACTTCCTTTTGCACGCTTGTGGAAGAATGATGATTTTGATCCATTCAAGGTGGCTTTTGAGAAGgtaagagaagagaagagagggaAATCAAAGGGTAGAGAATATGGTTTAAGAAGGACTAGATCCCTTTCTCCATTGAGGGTCTTCAACAGCAAATGTGACAAACATGAGGGACTATCAGAGTCACATAAACATGATCAATCGCATTGTTGTGAAAAACTTCCTTTAATGTCTTTTCCAGAAGGTCAGATGTTACGTGAGCTTCTGGAAGAGCCAATGAAGGAAGAATCAGAAAGAGAAAATATGGTATCTGAGCCAAAAGGATTGGCATTTGCAAGACAGACGAGACAAGTGGAAGTGGCTAATGATACAAACTTTGAGCTTGAGTCAAAGAAGACTTTGGTTTCTAATGTTGCTAAGGAGATAAAGAAAGATGAGAACAAAAGAGGTGGATTTTGGAAAAGGAATAAGAAGATAGAAAGTATAAAGAAGTTTTTCTTTGGGAATTCAAAAAAGGGTAAAGCCAGTGCTCAACAAAAGttagaagataaaaaaacaGAATTAGAGAAGCACTCTTTGGTGAAGAAACCTGACATGAAATCTGTGCATTCAACAGAATCAACTACATGGAGTAAAGATGATGTATCAGGCGAGTTTACCAAAATGAGATTGGTATGTCAAAGGCCATTGCCAAAATCTTTTCTTTGCCTGGGTTATGAGGGATGGAAAGTGAAGTGATTAATTTGCATCCTATCTAGGTAGAATGTAGAATATAGatgaaataaatgatatattgcTATTTTAGATTTCATGTGTGTGTAAcagtgttatttttattttttcctttctggTGGTGGTAAATGGTTTTTAGGAAACTGGTtggttgaaatatatattagttGTCTAGAAATTCTAGTATGAATTGGTTGATCAATTTTCCTTACAATCTCCTTCTGCCACTCTCCCTTTAAGTGCATATTTTCGGCAAAACTACTCTTtggagcttcaacaaaatcacactGCCGTTATGATTCGGTCAAACTCACTATAATTCTAAACATGCATGAGCCCTTCCAATTTTCCTTCTATGTGAACTCGAAGCGTGCTAATATGAGAATATAAGATGAATTCTAATCATTCTATATATTGTGGAATGAATATTCTATGCAATCAGTGCATAAGTGATTAATTTACATTGATTGAAATCAGATAAACAAGCCTAAAAATTTCcatgaaaaaaattgtgataatGAAAAGGGGGAAATTAAATAGGATAGGCTCAATGTTCCTTTGGCTGAATGAGAATCCTATTCCCCCTTTTCTCAAATGCAGAAGAATCTGCTAAATAAGAATACCAGCCATGCCATAATGCTACATGGAAAAATTTGATCTGATTAATCCAAGACTTCAGAAGGCCAAAGGCCTTTCCAAATGCTAATTTCCTTCTCATTCTTAATCTTTCTAACTCCACCGTAAAATCCATCCGCTTCATTTCCCTCCTCTCGGTGATCTTTCCTATTTATAGTTGTCCTCCTCCAGCGCGAATCACTAGTGTACTGGTTGAACTCTAGCACCACGGTGTCTGCAACCAACACATAATAGTGTCAAATAAACTATGTTTGAATACTATGAAACACCTTCTGGGAATGAGAAACTTTCCATGTTATATAGAACATGTAAAATATTTCCATTAAAAAATTCTACATAGTTGATTGAACATGTAAAAACATGACAAAAACTGATAGGAACATGTGAAGTTGTGTAAAACTTATGTTGTCCTGCTGACACAAATTATTCCTGTTATTTTATCTTCAGTAAAGGGAATGTTGAATAAAATGTGTATGTAATCATAAGGTTGTGGATTATTCTGGTCATTAGGAACCAATATCAAGGTATAAAAGTAGAGACTTGTGTGAGCCTTATAATGACTATGGTATCCCCACATTAaatgattgaaagaaaattgttaGAATAGCAACCCTAGTTCAATAGAAAAACAGATACGAAACACGCAAACAGAGAACACACAAGATTTGATCATGGAGTTCAACCAAATTCTGATATCTCTTGAGTGCAGTTTGACTACTGTGCCTTTCTATTATTCAAACTTAGGGTTAGAGATTACAACTTGTGTTTAAATACTTCGGtccaaattacaaaattacctTTAAATAACCTATCCATTTATCAGTAAACTACGAGCATGCcaacaaaaacaaccaaaagaagagactataatttttttcttagacAAAGTTGTCCATAAAGGTATCCACTGAGACATGAGTTATCAACATGTTGGTGGAATCATGACATCCTGACCATGATATGTCTGGGGGGACCAATGTTATATAGCATAGCTGGTGGTCCAAAGTTTTGACATATTATCAAGAAAGGAACCTAGCCCAAATTATGGTCTGTTGAGTCAATATGAACTTCACATTTATGCCATTTTTTCACTTTCCAACCTCCACAATGGAAAACACAATAATGGTATGaaacattaataaaatatgtaatCCATAAAACAGTATTCTAATCTTCAATCAATTGCTATGTTCCTAAATATAAACCCAATTTgaggaagaaaaataattgtccctaaaaaaaaaaacctatttaaaTTTACttcatctatttattttttaaatatatctcTTATTAATACTCCTAATTTGTCTTGATAGATAAAAATCAGAATTAGATAAATTTATACACAGAGCAATTTAGTAATATTCATACACAAATTATATCCTTGCATAGATCCACTAGATAATTTGACACAAAACATGGTTCAATTTGAAGGGAGGAACAGGACATGGATTAAATGAATGATACAAACTATATCCAAGAGAGACAATGCATTAACTCACCACTATTGTGACAACGGCAGTAATTTTCATTACCATCACATGACTCTAAGTGCCCTACAATACCATACCACCAACCTGCCATAAAGGTGCATCTCATCAAGttacaaataaaaatcttaTCCCAATAAGGGTATATGTAAATGGAAATACATAAATAAGATTAAAGAAGTAACTATTTTCATCAAAGACTCGTAATTGGATCCCATTTTGCTGTTAATATACCTAACTTTATACCATCCAAAGCAATAAGTAAAAGTCTAAGAAGATGTTGAATAAAGGGACAAACCATAAGGAAAATCTTTGTTTCTCCTCCACTGAATCTCTATGTGATCACCAGCATGCAAATCATGTAGACATTCAGTGATATGAAGATCATGTGGAGGCGTATCGACAGGCGGTGCTCTTAGCCTTTCCCATGGGATGCCATGCTCTACTGCAGCAGCCCTTCTTCCATGTGGTGGATACCTGTAATAGACAACTAATTAGTCGACATAGATACATACAGAAAAACATATGATCAGCAAGAATCATGCTCAGTTACCTTGCTTGGAAGGTGTCGGTGCGTGGATCATAGCTAAGCTCAGCATCATAGCATGATAGCATAAATCCAACATGGCCATTctgcaggaaaaaaaaaatgtaacttctGAGAGGGGAAAATAACTCAACCTTATATTCTATGGCCCTGTTTGGATACACAGCTTAATTAAATGTTTATAACATATGCGCTTATCATATTAGTGCTGATAACAgatttttctataacaaaagatattaTAAAATCAAACTGTTTTCCTATAAGctttaagttattttcataagctatcaacTAGCATAAGAAGTTGCGAAACTGTTTAGAAaaacttatggaaataagctgaaaacagcttaggagcatgtcataagctattttcataagctctcccaaacaaTCACACAGGTGTTTATAccaatagataagctcaaatatgtCAATCCAGTCGGATTCTAGATACCATTGAAAAACAGACTTGTTATACTTTTCAAGGGTACCATGATAGaatagaatatattaaattttcaatagGACAAAACACAAAGGAGTTAGTTACCTCACGGTTATAAACTTGAGCAGGAAAGGAAAAATTGCCAGTCTCAAGAGCAAGATACCAAGTCATGAATGAATCAGGAGGCAAATAACTATTCTGTTTATTGGCACTATTACTATATGCTGCATCCACCTTCATTCTCATCCATGAAAAAGGCCAATAAAGGGACATAAACTTGATCAAGCTCCTTGGCTTGCCATGTCTAAGGCTTCCAATATTCTTTTTAGTAGCAACATGCCATTTCCATTCCCTATAAGCAACAGAACCAATAACTCTACCCCATTTCTGTTTCATGTGTCTCTCCCAAAGGTGATCACTCACACATCTCTCCCTCAACGAATGACAAACACCGGCCATTTGACAAAGTGAGGATGGAGGTAGCTTTTCAAGAATGCATTCCAACACAAGCTCAGGCAAATCCAACACCGACAAATTTTGTTGCAACGAGTCTACCTCCTCCTCAACATTTTCTACTTTTGAAACAAGTGTCTTCTTCACAAGAGACATTCTTGAAACAAGTGTTTTCCTAAACAACTTACAGAAggatttcaaacaaaaatcttTGTGAAACAAAAGTGAGATCAATCTCACCTCATTTGTCCATGATGGAAGTGGTTTTAAAAGAAGAAGTGGTttcaaaaacagaaagaaagagACACAAGTGATAAAGTAAAGTAGCATTTGAAAATTAGATAGAAAACTATCTTTCAACAATCAAGTTTGAGTTTGGCATATATGATAACAAATAGCCTTAAAGCCAATTATGGAACAAAGTGGAAAACACAAATGACAATTGACACAACCTTTCCCTCCCTTTTTGGAAAGAAACACTGAAGCAATTTAGAAACCTTATTTATAAAGATGGGTTTTTTATTGGCTCAATGAAAAGCCCACCAAAACCCAATGGTGGGCCTCCCGAAACAAAGCTATAGatcaaaataaattaggtgGATAACCACAAGAATGAACACTGCTATGGCTAACTTGGTTACAAAACAATACTAATAACTCTCTATGAATGCTTCATTCAATGAAGGTACCAAGATCTGATACaataaaactatataataagAACAATATATGACGAATATGAAAATCTTTTGGATATAAGAACAAATCTTGTATGGAATAATTAATGTTTAAGatagaataaaataatgaatagaTCTAGCTAGTTGGTAAGTGAAGTAAAAACACCTCAAGatctacaaaaacaaaaaacaatggaCAAATCAATAGAGAAGAGAAGATTGATTTTAAAAGAGATTattgatgaagaaaaagatgatgaaTGTGAAGGTGAGGTACTTTTCCTCCTACCTTCAatccaaaaaaattcttcaccacACCTCAATTATGAAATTATCTTCTCTTCTCTGAAATTCAatcaaagaaataaagaaatcactttctttgtttgttgttgGTTTGTGTATGGgacaatttatcaaacaaatgGTGGGCAATGAAAGGGAAAGGGATGAATTGTTATATATGCAAATTGAAATGGGAGGCTAAGGTTTGTTAGATTTTTGTGTGGATGTCAAACGCATTTCAATATCAAGCTCCCATTCCTTTCAATGACTCAatcatacaaaaatattattcattaataaataatttctcacaaatttaaaaaaagaaagttgatTTCTAAATGCGTCAAATACTGAATGTGGATACATTTCACAGTCGATATTCGAACATTGGTTTGTTGCGTTATGAGACTATATCTTCTTCCGCTAAACTAAAATATTCTcgttgaattattttattttatttgtataggAAATCTTGtgaagtttgattttgttgaactaaAGTTGAAGTTGGAGGGAAATGTCTGACCAGAAAAGGCAACTACATTGGATAACGTTTATAGGACAACAACATTGCAACGACAACTAGATTcgttatttatattattaaatttggtGGTAAAGGATTATGATTCGTGCATCTGGCTAgtgttacaaaaaataataataattatgttCACACAAATTGCATCTGAACATTCACGTTCAAGATCTATTATCCCATCCCAtccatcatttcatttttattttgcagtattttatactaaattatcaaataattttagaaaaaaattaaagtgcaAAAACATCGCAAAGAATCAAGTCAACAATGACAATTGACAACCAACTATGTTGACATCAAGTAACCATCTATCATCTgcattagagaaatgatatttgtacaaccatttagtaacaattttcttaacaactttctctcttatactaACATTATCATcttattctttctctttctttttctctctctgttgttgtttttaactaataagaagagaaaaatagaaagtTGTCATACAAGTTgtacaaaatggttgtacaaatatcattactctttgcATTATCatgataaatatattaaaataaaaataaaaatttagaaaaatacatCTTTGGTGACTAGAGCAAAATCCAAATGACAAAGCATATGATTTTATGGTATTATTAAAAACGTTACCATAAAAATCTTAGTGGGATAAAATCATCATGAAGGGAAAAAAGTGTTCTGCAATACTATGACAAGAGTAATTAGTAAATTCATAAAATGTTAAGCTCAACAACAATTGTGTGGatcggaaaaaaaaaagctcaaCAACAATTAATTCTATTCCAAAAAACGTCATCCTTTTGTCTAAAAATTTAGTTCAACCGGTAAAAATATCGAAGGCCGTGATCCAGATTTAAACTCGGACCCCCTCCATCTATGTATGTGAGTTTTAATggttatttatcattttatccaTCTAAAAAAAGGTCATCTCTTTTTTGGATAACAATAGGGTTGAAGCCCaaaaaaagatttgaaaattgaaacgaCTAATAagagtcattttttttatgagactttataataaataaataaatagtcgTGGCGATAAGATGAGTCTCTTAGAAATGATGGTTGGACCTAACACAACCTCATAAAATCGGCTTGTGAGGTGGTGATTGCTCTCacttataaataaattgtcaGGTCATCTCCTATCCGATGTGGAACACTTAACACACCCCTCACGACCagcactattgggcttggttcaTGGACATAAATGATGGGTGCCCGTGATAGcagaaacctgatagcaggtaGCTCAATGAATTTTGAAGAGGCTATGATAGCATCTTAGAAATGGTGGTTGTGCctaacacaacctcacaaaatcgacttgtgaggtgaggattgttctcacttataaacacattgtcagatcATCTCATATCCGACGTAGCACATTTAACAGGgtcatttcataataatcactaatctcaaatttaaatttgaactaCAAAATCATACGAAAGAAATTGTTTTGAAATAGTCCAATGTATAAGTAGAAAGGTACTAGACTTACTTTCTATTATTGGTGTATCAAACAACAAAGGTAGTTCGGTTGGTTAAATGAGGACCTTAAAGGAGTATTAACAATGCTCAAACTCAGAAAACTAGCCTAAATCACGAACATTTGTCTATTgctgaaaaatatattaagttaCAAAAGGGAAACATAAACAATAAGTTTTGTCCAGTGTGTACGGGTAAATAGTTTTGCCCTATACACAAATATAGTTTTTATCAATTGATCAACAAGTCTTATCATATTATGCCATTTAATCTAATGATGATGGTATTTATTTATCCAATGATAAAACTAATATACTCCTATAAAGAGGTActattaatattctattttcaACACTCACTAATGTCTATTCTCTTATTGAGTGAAATTTATGTGGAtaccacaatttaaaaataggtctaacataaagtggTGAGACACATGAGTTTCACCTAATAAGATATTGAGTGCTAAAAAGagtgttagaaaaaaaaaatcttagaatATCCACAATGAAGATAACCATTTTTGTGTACTTAAATAGATGTCAtgtgtaaaaataatttgtgtatagtttttttaatagcaGTATTTAATAAGCATTCAATACATATGATTCAGTGAACTCTATAACACACACCAcaatcatattttataattgaaaaatgtaaaataatataaaaaaataatgtgggGTCTGTTTAACAAAACCAAAGTGGGTATAATGGGGTCCGttaaaaactcatatttaatttaatttttgttaaaaaattctaattttttcgGAAGAGATTTTTgtaatattctacacatttatgctcaatttcattaaaaaaaatacaaaggttatacatgagttgacttaaaaataggggCTAAAAGTGgcgattgaaaattttataagaactaagagtcaaagaaaaaatttataggaactaaaacgaaaaatttaatatattaatagagacaaaaaaatatatttaaccctaatttataTCATCTAACAATAGttctatatcattacatttcaatattttaatattgaaacaAGTGGACCACAAGGAGAGATAAAATGCATATCTGAGTATCCTTTTGATTGTGTTTTATTGTCTCCACAATGGGAGTACCCATAAGGTACCAATGCTTATAAAGATAAGTCACTCTCATTGTAGATGGTCTTGGTTTCTCATTTATATATGAGTTTggtatttgaacaaccatttgtatGATAAATAACGAGACAACCATCAATTTATAAAGAGAAATAGTTATTGTGTGAaagcaaaaacaataaaaaaaaaagtaaaaaaataatattatataaatataaaagaaaaagtgatCACAAAATTATTAATACAAAATAgttgaacaaatattatttctcttttcccttcaataaaaatattatttctctttatatatgatgttagaattatctcatttatatgCCACATATTAAAGGCATAAATTATCAAGTTGTGTTCTTTATATTGGATTTGTAAATTGTTGGGAAAGTTAACAATAATTGACCAGCTAGTTGTGTATCAGATCCAAGGAGACCAACGTCAAGTTGGTTAGGATATCTGTGATTCTTGAGTGAGTAAGAAGGTGGGTATTGTTTGGGGAGAATGCAATGCCCTAGACGCGTCGAAAACACGGAGGAAAATGATTGGATAACATTCATGAAGCGCGTAGCTTGCATAGTCCTAAAAAGGAGTGCCATGCCCTAATTGGTTGAATTTGAAGCTGAGAGAATTATTTGATGGTGCAAAACCGCAGACAAATTATGAGATGATGAGATTCACTTCACCAATGACTGGCTTGCCAGCTCCACGGTTAGGGGGGCTTGTAATCTCAATTTGCATGTTGAGTGTTATTGGACTTTAAGCTTTGTTTGGAATTTGTAAAGAAAAGGAATAAGATCATTTTGGAAAGGGGGGATTTGCAACTTCGATATCGTGTGGTCTTGAAGATGACGACTAAAGTTGTTTGGAGGCATACGATGAATGATAATATTTAAGTCATTAAGAAGGTCTAGAATAAGAAAATCTCTTGTGTGATCATAAAGATTTTGGGCAcactcacaaaaacaaaaaagatagaaaagaaaagaaaataataagtaTTTTTAAATGAGAAGTGCTATTTTCCACGAAGGATTTACCAACGAATTCTAAGAATATAATgcgtttttgttttaaagagatgaaaaagTATTAATTCTGGATTGAATGGAAATCATAGCCCatgtgtttttgaaaatgaatatcAGTTCGTGGTTTTCGTGGATAGCTGATTCGTAGGAAcaaacattttcctttttaaatagCTAAATTATACTATGTTCAATCTTGTGTTCAAAAGTTTACGTCAGTTCAAATATTTTCCATCCCTAATTTATGTGATGTGTATCTATCTTCGGTtaaactccttttttttttcttttcttcatataCCTAAAAAATGCacctaatttttatattttcattgcgaatggaaaataatttttcCATCGATGCCAATTTGTGAGTAAAACCATACAAAGATAGAGAAACTCTTCTATAAACACAActataaatgataaatatttagacACACTCACATcaaatgcaaaaattaaaagagaataaaactaaatgatgttgattgatgtgatctaattatttttgttttaaactttTCTATTTGATGTCCCAAATATTTATGTCTATAAAAGAGTTTCTAACAAAGATAATAAAACAAATTGGTAAACTCAAAATATAAACGAATGTGCCATTTGATAATTTGATTTAAATGTTTAGAGAataccataaaaaattaaagacatATAAATGTAAGATAGACTCAAGTCTTTGAAATGGAGgtcccaatttttttataaaatgtacAGAAAGATATAAAAATCACAATATTTGTGGTGGTCCATCACCACAATAATGGACCTCTTCCTCAAAAACAAACAATGGAGCTACTCCTTTCTTCATATtatcatcattaattaattattattaattacagAGACCATGCATTGTGAGCACACTTCCCAATCCTACATCAACGTGATGCAATTGCAACCTAGCTATTTGCCTTTATGCTGAAAACGACGCCCATCTAATTAGGTGGAGTTTAGCATGAGAAAAGAAACTTCTTTCCCATGATGGAAAAATTAAACAATAgccataaatttaatatttgtttatttggaTAGCTGAGATGCATTACCTGATAAAGGGTTATGACTTTTTGTAGGTATTGGATTACAAAAAACTCGGGCCCACCACATTATTAAATAACAATATtgtatttgtttgaatttttgttgatttctttaATAAATCATGGGCCTTAGCTATTAATTTGGAGTgtctatttaattaattttaaataacattttttgtgtgttttaaaTAGGCTATCAATATAATCCCAATCTTGTATTCTAAAAACAGATCTCAGGTTCCATAGCAACGCTGTTTCTGCTCTTCAAAAAGTCATTGAAGTTTATCTTGTTGGTTTGTTTGAAGATACTAACCTTTGTACTATTCATGCTAAGAGGGTTACAATTATATCCAAAGGCAAGAAGGTTTAGATCTGATccaaattatctttaatttcCCTGTGTGTTTTTCTTTTAGGTGGAAATCGCCAGACTAACGATAGACCAACACTAACAAATTAAAACTGAAATCATTGATCTTGCAACTAAAACCATTGGTCCCTTGGCAAATTTTAAAGAATCGCAGAGAAGCAAGTATCTAATACATTTAGAATCTCAATTTCAAAGAATCAATGAAGAAGAGGAGAAGATGGTATACTTCAGATTTTCAGACTAAGCATCTTTCCTTGGAATTTTCGATTTCAGCTAGTTAAAAGAAGACAAATGAGTTTATACATGTTTCTGGAAAATAAGATAAACTGTGGTCGGACAATAGCAAATGGGGAGGTGCGATGCATAAAATATAAaccatattaaaaaacaaatttcaattttttaaattttttttaaaaaccggTTGCCAACCGACAGGTGGCAGGGAAAGAGACattttcccatggtgggaaagaactGTCTATTCCCAGGCTAAATGTCACCCTGTATTACACCTACAGATACAACTACAACCTTGCCCTCATGAGTCAAGAAGTAACAAATTG
Above is a genomic segment from Medicago truncatula cultivar Jemalong A17 chromosome 5, MtrunA17r5.0-ANR, whole genome shotgun sequence containing:
- the LOC11420932 gene encoding F-box protein At2g26850; its protein translation is MLLYFITCVSFFLFLKPLLLLKPLPSWTNEVRLISLLFHKDFCLKSFCKLFRKTLVSRMSLVKKTLVSKVENVEEEVDSLQQNLSVLDLPELVLECILEKLPPSSLCQMAGVCHSLRERCVSDHLWERHMKQKWGRVIGSVAYREWKWHVATKKNIGSLRHGKPRSLIKFMSLYWPFSWMRMKVDAAYSNSANKQNSYLPPDSFMTWYLALETGNFSFPAQVYNRENGHVGFMLSCYDAELSYDPRTDTFQARYPPHGRRAAAVEHGIPWERLRAPPVDTPPHDLHITECLHDLHAGDHIEIQWRRNKDFPYGWWYGIVGHLESCDGNENYCRCHNSDTVVLEFNQYTSDSRWRRTTINRKDHREEGNEADGFYGGVRKIKNEKEISIWKGLWPSEVLD